The following are from one region of the Camelus ferus isolate YT-003-E chromosome 13, BCGSAC_Cfer_1.0, whole genome shotgun sequence genome:
- the RAB42 gene encoding ras-related protein Rab-42, with amino-acid sequence METGASCRYQFRIAVLGDAAVGKTSLLRRYVAGAPGIPEPEPELESAPTVGVEFYSRALQLQAGPRVKLQLWDTAGQERFRCITRSFYRNVVGVLLVFDMTNRKSFEHIQDWHQEVMATQGPDKAIFLLVGHKSDLQSSRCVSAQEAEELAASLGMAFMETSAKNNCNVDLAFNTLAEAIQQALQQGDIKLEEDWGGVRLIHNIQISRAPSRKQHPGPCQC; translated from the exons ATGGAGACTGGGGCCAGCTGCCGCTACCAGTTTCGGATCGCGGTGCTGGGGGACGCGGCCGTGGGCAAGACGTCGCTGCTGCGTCGCTACGTGGCGGGTGCTCCCGGGATCCCAGAGCCGGAGCCGGAGCTCGAGTCGGCGCCCACGGTGGGCGTCGAGTTCTATAGCCGCGCTCTGCAGCTGCAGGCCGGGCCGCGCGTCAAGCTGCAGCTCTGGGACACGGCGGGCCAAGAGCGCTTCAG GTGCATCACCAGATCCTTTTACCGGAATGTGGTGGGTGTCCTGCTGGTCTTTGATATGACAAACAGGAAGTCCTTTGAACACATCCAAGACTGGCACCAGGAGGTCATGGCCACTCAGGGCCCTGACAAGGCGATCTTCCTGCTGGTTGGCCACAAGAGTGACCTGCAGAGCTCCCGCTGTGTCTcagcccaggaggcagaggaactgGCTGCCTCCTTGGGCATGGCCTTCATGGAGACCTCCGCCAAAAATAACTGCAATGTGGACCTGGCCTTCAACACCCTTGCTGAAGCCATCCAGCAGGCCCTGCAGCAGGGGGACATCAAGCTGGAGGAGGACTGGGGGGGTGTCCGGCTCATTCACAACATCCAAATCTCTAGGGCCCCCAGCAGGAAGCAACACCCAGGTCCATGCCAGTGTTGA